One Alkalidesulfovibrio alkalitolerans DSM 16529 genomic region harbors:
- a CDS encoding phenylacetate--CoA ligase family protein, whose translation MHFDPAEALSREEIASLQTARLRETIERAARSPFYARVLAEAGVGPDDIKSPQDIRRLPLTTKQHLRASYPYGLVTVPIADLVRLHASSGTTGSPTAVFYTERDIRTWASLMARCMHMAGVRREDVFQNMSGYGLFTGGLGIHYGAEALGCLTIPAGAGNSRRQVKLIRDFSVSVVHIIPSYALHFADFLQSEGISPASLPIRIALIGAEPHTEETRRRIEGLYGCRAFNSYGLSEMNGPGVAFECTEQQGMHLWEDAFIAEILDPNTFEPVPDGELGELVLTTLTREGMPVIRYRTRDLTRFIPGQCACGRAHRRIDRIAGRTDDMLIIKGVNIYPMQVEQILMGMPEVGSNYLIELTRDGHMDQFTVKVEITEDFFVEDMRALNALRGRIVTKLRDELLITPRVELVQHGSLPVTEGKAQRVSDLRPKD comes from the coding sequence GTGCATTTCGATCCCGCAGAGGCTCTTTCGCGCGAGGAGATCGCCAGCCTGCAGACCGCCCGCCTGCGTGAAACCATTGAACGCGCGGCGCGCTCGCCTTTTTATGCCCGCGTCTTGGCCGAGGCTGGCGTCGGGCCCGACGACATCAAAAGCCCACAGGACATCCGCAGGCTGCCCCTGACCACCAAGCAGCACCTGCGTGCGAGCTATCCCTACGGCCTCGTGACCGTGCCCATCGCCGACTTGGTGCGGCTGCATGCATCTTCGGGCACCACGGGATCGCCCACGGCCGTCTTCTACACTGAACGCGACATCCGGACCTGGGCCTCGCTCATGGCCCGCTGCATGCACATGGCGGGCGTGCGCCGCGAGGATGTGTTCCAGAACATGAGCGGCTACGGCCTGTTCACCGGCGGCCTTGGCATCCACTACGGGGCCGAGGCCCTGGGCTGCCTGACCATCCCCGCAGGAGCGGGCAACTCCCGCCGCCAGGTCAAGCTCATTCGCGACTTCTCGGTCAGTGTGGTGCACATCATCCCCTCCTATGCCCTGCATTTCGCCGATTTCCTCCAATCCGAAGGTATCTCCCCGGCCTCGCTGCCCATCCGTATCGCCCTCATCGGCGCGGAACCCCACACAGAGGAGACGCGCCGCCGCATCGAAGGGCTCTACGGCTGCCGCGCCTTCAACTCCTACGGGCTCTCCGAGATGAACGGCCCTGGAGTGGCCTTCGAGTGCACTGAGCAACAGGGCATGCACCTGTGGGAAGACGCCTTCATCGCCGAAATCCTCGACCCCAACACCTTCGAGCCCGTACCCGACGGCGAACTGGGCGAGTTGGTGCTGACCACTCTCACGCGCGAAGGCATGCCGGTCATCCGCTACCGCACCCGCGACCTGACTCGCTTCATCCCCGGCCAATGCGCCTGCGGCCGCGCCCATCGCCGCATCGACCGCATCGCGGGTCGCACCGACGACATGCTCATCATCAAGGGCGTGAATATCTACCCCATGCAGGTGGAGCAGATCCTCATGGGCATGCCCGAGGTCGGCAGCAACTACCTCATCGAACTGACCCGCGACGGCCACATGGACCAGTTCACGGTCAAGGTCGAGATCACCGAGGATTTCTTCGTCGAGGACATGCGCGCCCTAAACGCCCTGCGCGGACGCATCGTGACCAAGCTGCGCGACGAACTGCTCATCACCCCGCGCGTGGAACTCGTGCAGCACGGCAGCCTGCCCGTGACCGAGGGAAAGGCCCAGCGCGTCAGCGATCTCAGGCCGAAGGACTGA
- the rpsF gene encoding 30S ribosomal protein S6 — MRQYETLLLLSPELAPDGRKEIIDALTGIIERENGKMLLTDEWGMRDLAYAVNKQSRGFYVRLEYAAPGDCVTELERNIRISDGIFKFITVKLNEEFTPEEA, encoded by the coding sequence ATGCGTCAGTACGAAACCCTTCTCCTGCTGAGCCCCGAGCTCGCGCCCGACGGCCGCAAGGAGATCATCGACGCCCTGACCGGCATCATCGAGCGTGAGAACGGCAAGATGCTCCTCACCGACGAGTGGGGCATGCGCGATCTCGCCTACGCGGTGAACAAGCAGTCGCGCGGCTTCTACGTGCGCCTGGAGTACGCCGCCCCGGGCGATTGCGTCACCGAGCTGGAGCGCAACATCCGCATCAGCGACGGCATCTTCAAGTTCATCACCGTCAAGCTGAACGAAGAGTTCACGCCCGAGGAGGCCTAA
- the rplI gene encoding 50S ribosomal protein L9, protein MPVQIILRSDVDNLGRVGDTVKVKPGFARNFLIPQGLAMLATPSNLKQFELERKKLESKMDAVRSEARSLGEKLSAAVVEMRVRVGEGDKLYGSVTSAMIAEGLAAQGIEIDKRRIDLDAPIRALGEYAVPVKLHQDVIAKVTVQVLREGGSFEEEIAAPAGADVSEAAEAQEAATAPVTDQAQ, encoded by the coding sequence ATGCCTGTTCAGATCATCCTGCGTTCCGACGTGGACAACCTTGGCCGCGTCGGCGATACCGTCAAGGTCAAGCCGGGCTTCGCCCGCAACTTCCTGATCCCCCAGGGACTGGCCATGCTGGCCACCCCCTCCAACCTCAAGCAGTTCGAGCTCGAGCGCAAGAAGCTGGAGTCCAAGATGGACGCCGTGCGCTCCGAGGCCCGCAGCCTGGGCGAAAAGCTTTCGGCCGCCGTGGTCGAGATGCGCGTGCGTGTGGGCGAGGGCGACAAACTCTACGGCTCCGTGACCTCGGCTATGATCGCCGAGGGTCTGGCCGCCCAGGGCATCGAGATTGACAAGCGCCGCATCGATCTTGACGCGCCCATCAGGGCGCTGGGCGAATACGCCGTGCCCGTCAAACTGCACCAGGACGTCATCGCCAAGGTGACCGTGCAGGTGCTGCGCGAGGGTGGATCGTTCGAAGAGGAAATCGCCGCCCCGGCCGGCGCGGACGTCTCCGAGGCCGCCGAGGCTCAGGAGGCCGCCACTGCGCCCGTCACCGACCAGGCCCAATAG
- the dnaB gene encoding replicative DNA helicase produces the protein MRPSPTRPNSPSSGGKRFQDAREAPERASADLLRKVPPHDLEAEQAVLGGIFLNNKAFHLIVEILDEEDFYSPVHRTIYAAFLELDRAGRPIDLLTTADELNKREALETVGGRAYLGELASAIVPSANAEYFAQRVRDLALQRGLISVAADIIQESYSRGADVERLIDESEQAIFRIAERRAAESYTSSKELVAEVFKQLEKRAERQDVITGVTTGYTRLNEMLAGFQRSDLIIIAARPSMGKTAFALNLCLNAATRGMEETGVVVFSLEMSKEQLMSRLLCVQGGVDLSRMRRGYLDDNDWAKLFDAAEVLSKAPIFIDDTPALSILELRARCRRLKKEKNIGMIVVDYLQLMRASRNIDSREQEISDISRNLKALAKELDVPVIALSQLNRKVEERSNRRPMLSDLRESGAIEQDADVIMFIYRDEVYNKDSTKKGVAEIIIGKQRNGPVGEVELAFIGPSTKFGDLAFVPEPSEYGRSG, from the coding sequence CTGCGCCCGTCACCGACCAGGCCCAATAGCCCCTCTTCCGGCGGAAAACGCTTTCAGGACGCGCGCGAGGCCCCCGAGCGGGCCTCCGCCGACCTCCTGCGCAAAGTCCCCCCCCACGACCTCGAAGCCGAACAGGCGGTCTTGGGGGGGATTTTTCTCAACAACAAGGCCTTTCATCTCATCGTGGAGATCCTCGACGAGGAGGACTTCTACTCTCCCGTCCACCGGACCATCTACGCCGCTTTTCTCGAGCTCGACCGCGCCGGACGGCCCATCGACCTGCTGACCACGGCCGACGAACTGAACAAGCGTGAAGCGCTCGAAACCGTCGGAGGCCGCGCCTACCTCGGCGAACTGGCCTCGGCCATCGTGCCCTCGGCCAACGCCGAATACTTCGCCCAACGCGTACGCGATCTGGCCCTACAGCGCGGGCTGATCAGCGTCGCGGCCGACATCATCCAGGAAAGCTACAGCCGGGGCGCGGACGTCGAGAGACTTATCGACGAGTCCGAGCAGGCCATCTTCCGCATCGCCGAACGCCGCGCGGCCGAGAGCTACACCTCCTCCAAGGAGCTTGTAGCCGAGGTCTTCAAGCAGCTTGAAAAACGCGCCGAACGCCAGGACGTCATCACCGGCGTGACCACCGGCTACACCCGGCTGAACGAAATGCTGGCGGGTTTTCAGCGCTCCGACCTGATCATCATCGCCGCGCGTCCCTCCATGGGCAAGACGGCCTTTGCCCTGAACCTGTGCCTGAACGCGGCCACCAGGGGCATGGAAGAGACAGGCGTGGTCGTCTTCTCGCTGGAGATGAGCAAGGAACAGCTCATGTCGCGCCTGCTGTGCGTCCAGGGCGGAGTGGACCTCTCTCGCATGCGGCGGGGATACCTGGACGACAACGACTGGGCCAAGCTCTTCGACGCCGCCGAAGTGCTGAGCAAGGCCCCCATTTTCATCGACGACACCCCTGCCCTGTCCATCCTTGAGCTTCGCGCCCGCTGCCGTCGCCTGAAAAAAGAAAAGAACATCGGCATGATCGTGGTGGACTACCTCCAACTCATGCGCGCCAGTCGTAACATCGACTCGCGCGAACAGGAAATTTCCGACATCTCGCGCAACCTCAAAGCCCTGGCCAAGGAGTTGGACGTGCCGGTGATCGCGCTCTCACAGCTCAACCGCAAGGTCGAGGAGCGCTCCAACCGCCGCCCCATGCTCTCGGACCTTCGCGAATCCGGTGCGATCGAGCAGGATGCCGACGTGATCATGTTCATTTATCGCGATGAAGTGTACAATAAAGATTCGACCAAGAAAGGCGTCGCCGAGATCATCATTGGCAAGCAGCGCAACGGCCCGGTGGGCGAAGTGGAGTTGGCCTTCATCGGCCCGTCCACCAAGTTCGGCGACCTGGCCTTCGTGCCCGAGCCGTCCGAATACGGCCGTTCCGGCTGA
- the rpsR gene encoding 30S ribosomal protein S18: MAFKKRFTPRKKFCRFCADKKLPLDYKRADILRDFITERGKIIARRITGTCAKHQRKLTTQIKRSRQMALLFYTTVHATYVRKRTV, from the coding sequence ATGGCGTTCAAGAAAAGGTTCACTCCCCGCAAGAAGTTCTGCCGCTTCTGCGCGGACAAGAAATTGCCCCTGGACTACAAGCGCGCGGACATCCTGCGCGACTTCATCACCGAGCGCGGCAAGATCATCGCCCGCCGCATCACCGGCACCTGCGCCAAGCATCAGCGCAAGCTGACCACGCAGATCAAGCGCTCGCGCCAGATGGCCCTGCTGTTCTACACCACCGTGCACGCCACCTACGTGCGCAAGCGGACCGTCTAG
- a CDS encoding enoyl-ACP reductase FabI, producing the protein MLMKDKKALIFGVANERSIAYGIAKQFKEQGARLAFSYANDAVKKRIDPISEELGGEFVLQCDVQDDEAVATAAAAVKEQWGEFDVLVHSIAYADRNDLAGRYIDTSRAGFALALDVSAYSLVTLCKAFEPMLSENATVVTMTYYGAEKVITNYNVMGVAKAALEASVRYLSMDLGAKGVRINAISAGPLKTLASSGISGFKTILKTIEERAPLRRNITTEDVGKTALWLCSDLSSGVTGEVVYVDSGYNVMGI; encoded by the coding sequence ATGCTCATGAAGGACAAGAAGGCCCTCATCTTCGGCGTGGCCAACGAACGTTCCATCGCCTACGGCATCGCCAAACAGTTCAAGGAACAAGGCGCGCGTCTGGCCTTCAGCTACGCCAACGACGCCGTGAAGAAGCGCATCGACCCCATCAGCGAGGAGCTCGGCGGCGAGTTCGTGCTCCAGTGCGACGTGCAGGATGACGAGGCCGTGGCCACCGCCGCTGCCGCCGTGAAGGAACAATGGGGCGAGTTCGACGTGCTCGTGCACTCCATCGCCTACGCCGACCGCAACGACCTGGCGGGCCGCTACATCGATACCAGCCGCGCAGGCTTCGCCCTGGCCCTGGACGTCTCCGCCTACTCCCTGGTGACGCTGTGCAAGGCCTTCGAGCCCATGCTCTCCGAGAACGCCACGGTCGTGACCATGACCTACTACGGCGCGGAGAAGGTCATCACCAACTACAACGTCATGGGCGTGGCCAAGGCCGCCCTCGAAGCCTCGGTGCGCTACCTGTCCATGGACCTGGGTGCCAAGGGCGTGCGCATCAACGCCATCAGCGCCGGCCCACTCAAAACCCTGGCCTCCAGCGGCATCTCCGGCTTCAAGACCATCCTCAAGACCATCGAGGAGCGTGCGCCGTTGCGCCGCAACATCACCACCGAGGACGTGGGCAAGACCGCCCTGTGGCTGTGTTCCGACCTCTCCAGCGGCGTGACCGGTGAGGTCGTGTACGTGGACTCCGGCTACAATGTGATGGGCATCTGA
- the hisD gene encoding histidinol dehydrogenase, translating to MPCRTIAYTGPETEAALKSWLDARRAADPAVERTVLDILADVTARGDEALVEYTRRFDCPAFEPDMLRVAPERIKAAPDEIPATDFAIIREAAANIRAFHERQRRNSWMQAMPDGGMLGQMVRPVDRAGLYVPGGKGGETPLVSSLLMNAIPARVAGVEGLAVCSPPRADGSLNPYILAAAALLEIDEVYAVGSAWAIAALGQGTDAIPAVDVIAGPGNIFVTTAKRLLIGRVGIDMIAGPSEIAILADETAKADWLAADMLSQAEHDPLAACLLVTTSPELGEAVKTALASQLDALPRADLARKALHDWGGVVVVPDLEAGLACINLVAPEHLEVVCRDGFELLGRIRHAGAVFLGGYAPEPVGDYFAGPNHVLPTLGTARFSSALSVETFMKTSSLIATSRSFTLGNADKIARLARLEGLEAHARSVEIRKDLSPKAD from the coding sequence ATGCCCTGCCGTACCATCGCATACACCGGCCCCGAGACCGAGGCCGCCCTCAAATCCTGGCTCGACGCCAGACGGGCCGCAGACCCCGCAGTGGAACGCACGGTCCTGGACATCCTCGCCGACGTGACCGCGCGCGGCGACGAGGCGCTCGTCGAATACACGCGGCGCTTCGACTGTCCCGCTTTCGAGCCGGACATGCTTCGTGTCGCGCCCGAGCGCATAAAGGCCGCGCCAGACGAGATTCCCGCAACCGATTTCGCGATCATCCGCGAGGCCGCGGCCAACATCCGCGCCTTTCACGAGCGCCAGCGCCGCAACTCCTGGATGCAGGCCATGCCGGACGGCGGCATGCTCGGCCAGATGGTCCGCCCCGTGGACCGGGCCGGACTTTACGTGCCCGGCGGCAAGGGGGGCGAGACGCCGCTCGTATCGAGCCTGCTCATGAACGCCATCCCAGCGCGTGTGGCCGGGGTCGAAGGGCTGGCCGTGTGCTCGCCGCCGCGCGCCGACGGCAGCCTCAACCCCTACATCCTGGCCGCCGCCGCGCTTCTGGAGATCGACGAGGTCTACGCCGTGGGCTCGGCCTGGGCCATCGCCGCCCTGGGCCAGGGCACGGACGCCATCCCGGCCGTGGACGTCATCGCCGGGCCAGGCAACATCTTCGTGACCACGGCCAAGCGGCTGCTCATCGGCCGCGTGGGCATCGACATGATCGCCGGGCCCTCGGAAATCGCCATCTTGGCCGATGAAACCGCCAAGGCCGACTGGCTGGCCGCGGACATGCTCTCGCAAGCCGAGCACGATCCCCTGGCCGCCTGCCTGCTGGTGACCACGAGCCCCGAACTCGGCGAAGCCGTCAAAACGGCGTTGGCCAGTCAGCTCGACGCCTTGCCCAGGGCCGATCTGGCCCGCAAGGCCCTGCACGACTGGGGCGGCGTGGTCGTGGTCCCGGACCTCGAAGCCGGGCTGGCCTGCATCAACCTCGTTGCGCCCGAGCACTTGGAGGTCGTCTGCCGCGACGGCTTCGAGCTTTTGGGACGCATCCGCCACGCAGGGGCCGTGTTCCTCGGCGGCTACGCCCCCGAGCCGGTGGGCGACTATTTCGCCGGGCCGAACCACGTGCTGCCCACGCTCGGCACGGCCCGCTTCTCCTCCGCCCTCTCGGTGGAGACGTTCATGAAGACTTCGAGCCTCATCGCCACGAGCAGATCGTTTACCCTGGGCAACGCCGACAAGATCGCCCGCCTGGCCCGCCTGGAAGGGCTTGAGGCGCACGCCAGATCGGTGGAGATCCGAAAAGACCTCTCGCCAAAAGCCGACTGA
- a CDS encoding phosphoribosylaminoimidazolesuccinocarboxamide synthase: MNIVSKTNIPELTLLSRGKVRDIYAVNDEELLIVTTDRLSAFDVVLPDPIPFKGAVLNQITLFWMDKFKDLVGNHIVADRIELFPEVLHKHRDQLEGRSVIVKKATPLPIECIVRGYITGSGWKDYKKTGAVCGHTLPAGLLESQELPRPLFTPSTKAEVGSHDENISVERAGEIIGTDVLREVEELSLAIYAKARNYARNCGIIIADTKFEFGVKGGQILWIDEALTPDSSRFWPLQGYAPGKSQPSFDKQNVRDYLERIGYNKQPPGPNLPPELIEQTSRTYMQIFEMLTGGKLAI; the protein is encoded by the coding sequence ATGAACATCGTATCGAAGACCAACATCCCCGAGCTCACTTTGCTCTCGCGAGGCAAGGTGCGCGATATCTACGCCGTGAACGACGAAGAGTTGCTCATCGTGACCACGGACCGCCTCTCGGCCTTCGACGTGGTCCTGCCCGACCCCATCCCTTTCAAGGGCGCGGTGCTGAACCAGATCACGCTTTTTTGGATGGACAAGTTCAAGGACCTGGTCGGCAACCACATCGTCGCCGATCGCATCGAGCTTTTCCCCGAAGTGCTGCACAAGCACCGTGACCAGCTCGAAGGCCGTTCGGTGATCGTGAAGAAGGCCACGCCCCTGCCCATCGAGTGTATCGTGCGCGGCTACATCACCGGCTCGGGCTGGAAGGACTACAAAAAGACCGGCGCGGTCTGCGGCCACACTCTGCCAGCCGGACTCCTCGAATCACAGGAGTTGCCCAGGCCGCTCTTCACGCCGTCCACCAAGGCCGAGGTCGGCTCGCACGACGAAAACATCTCCGTGGAGCGTGCGGGAGAAATCATCGGCACCGACGTGCTGCGGGAAGTGGAAGAGCTGTCCCTGGCCATCTACGCCAAGGCCCGCAACTACGCCCGCAATTGCGGCATCATCATCGCCGACACCAAGTTCGAGTTCGGCGTCAAGGGCGGCCAGATCCTGTGGATCGACGAGGCCCTGACCCCGGACTCCTCACGCTTCTGGCCGCTGCAGGGCTACGCGCCCGGCAAAAGCCAGCCGAGCTTCGACAAGCAGAACGTGCGCGACTATCTGGAGCGCATCGGCTACAATAAGCAGCCTCCCGGCCCGAATCTGCCGCCCGAACTGATCGAGCAGACCAGCCGGACCTACATGCAGATATTTGAAATGCTGACCGGCGGCAAACTCGCCATCTGA
- a CDS encoding outer membrane homotrimeric porin — translation MKKLLVLFALAAFVLGAAGMAHALDVKATGEFKANYTYWGNKDWTKSYSGQDQQKHNGLQHRARVYFNFRANENVNMNVAFEIGSTFWGDKTSGGSIAADRTIVKVKRAYLEFKWPTYQSLITTVGTMGAVFPNSGYFGSAIMDDDATGITVANKWNDMVSTVLGFWRLHETEGSSWNRIEEGNGQFDATLLAVPLTFDGFKLKPFVSVAFVGKNGLDGDFKTSAYPTDFSGLVSYSGTGALKNQATPWWVGSGFEVNVLDPFVIYADFNYGSIDQKAKNQDRSGWLADLAVQYNGLSWFVPSLSAWYGSGVDSRDSNGDERMPVIAGSWTQSKMLSSGGRLLNDDAAMIAYVGSWGIGAKLEKIAFIEDLSHDLVFSFYKGTNHKDAAANGLTYGSDLTTKDTVFAIDFNNTYKIMEELSFIADLGIAWPNFHKNTWRNAPGVGNAVDNQTQMWRTSVGFVYKF, via the coding sequence ATGAAAAAGCTCCTCGTGCTCTTCGCACTGGCGGCTTTCGTCCTCGGCGCGGCCGGCATGGCCCACGCCCTGGACGTCAAGGCCACCGGCGAGTTCAAGGCCAACTACACCTACTGGGGCAACAAGGACTGGACCAAGAGCTACAGCGGCCAGGACCAGCAGAAGCACAACGGTCTGCAACACCGCGCCCGCGTGTACTTCAACTTCCGCGCCAACGAGAACGTGAACATGAACGTCGCGTTCGAAATCGGTAGCACCTTCTGGGGTGACAAAACTTCGGGCGGCTCTATTGCTGCTGACCGGACGATTGTGAAGGTGAAGCGCGCCTACCTCGAGTTCAAGTGGCCCACCTACCAGTCCCTGATCACCACCGTGGGCACCATGGGCGCCGTGTTCCCGAACTCCGGGTACTTCGGCTCCGCCATCATGGACGACGATGCCACCGGCATTACCGTGGCCAACAAGTGGAACGACATGGTCAGCACCGTTCTCGGCTTCTGGCGTCTCCATGAGACTGAAGGCTCGAGTTGGAATCGCATTGAAGAAGGCAACGGCCAGTTCGACGCCACCTTGCTGGCCGTGCCCCTGACCTTCGACGGCTTCAAGCTGAAGCCCTTCGTCTCCGTTGCCTTCGTGGGCAAGAATGGCCTCGACGGTGATTTCAAGACTTCGGCCTACCCGACCGATTTCTCCGGTCTTGTTTCCTACAGCGGCACCGGCGCGCTGAAGAACCAGGCCACCCCCTGGTGGGTGGGCTCCGGCTTTGAAGTCAACGTGCTCGATCCCTTCGTGATCTACGCCGACTTCAACTACGGCAGCATCGACCAGAAGGCCAAGAATCAGGATCGCTCCGGCTGGCTGGCCGACCTGGCCGTGCAGTACAACGGCCTGTCCTGGTTCGTTCCCTCCCTGTCCGCCTGGTACGGCTCCGGCGTTGACAGCCGCGACTCCAACGGTGACGAGCGCATGCCCGTCATCGCTGGCTCCTGGACTCAGAGCAAAATGCTCAGCTCCGGCGGCCGCCTGCTGAACGACGATGCCGCCATGATCGCCTACGTGGGCTCCTGGGGTATCGGCGCCAAGCTCGAGAAGATCGCCTTCATCGAAGACCTGAGTCACGACCTGGTGTTCTCCTTCTACAAGGGCACCAACCACAAGGACGCCGCTGCCAACGGCCTGACCTACGGCTCCGACCTGACCACCAAGGACACCGTCTTCGCGATCGACTTCAACAACACCTACAAGATCATGGAAGAGCTGTCCTTCATCGCCGACCTCGGCATCGCCTGGCCTAACTTCCACAAGAACACCTGGCGCAACGCTCCTGGTGTCGGCAACGCCGTCGACAACCAGACCCAGATGTGGCGCACCTCGGTGGGCTTCGTCTACAAGTTCTAA
- a CDS encoding DegT/DnrJ/EryC1/StrS family aminotransferase produces MTDIPFGALSPQLAADEDGLRAAYERVFARGWFLNGPEASGFEEEFAAATERSWCAACANGTDALVLALAALDMPPESRVVLPAFTAPPCYHAVLAAGCIPVFAEVEEPYYTIDPQSARRMAESTGARAILAVHLYGQPCDMPALAEVCDEFGLHLVEDCAQAHGTRLDGRLAGTFGELAAYSFYPTKNLGALGDAGAVTGDRDSLDERVRLLRQYGENPRYVSVMPGMNSRMDELQAAFLRLRLTRLDELVTARRRLASLYTAGLAETPLILPVERPGAEHSYHLYVVRAGTREESSQDERARLIRHLSEKGVGTAVHYPVPGHKQPMFGLGRADVDGEMDLSFSERLANQALSLPLWPGLAETDVERVCAAIREFYGL; encoded by the coding sequence ATGACTGACATCCCCTTCGGAGCCCTGAGCCCGCAGCTCGCGGCCGACGAGGACGGCCTGCGCGCCGCCTACGAGCGGGTCTTTGCGCGCGGCTGGTTCCTGAACGGTCCCGAGGCCTCGGGCTTCGAAGAGGAGTTTGCCGCCGCCACGGAACGCTCCTGGTGCGCGGCCTGCGCCAACGGCACCGACGCCCTGGTGCTGGCCCTGGCCGCCCTGGATATGCCGCCCGAAAGCCGCGTGGTGCTGCCCGCCTTCACCGCGCCGCCCTGCTACCACGCGGTGCTCGCGGCGGGCTGCATCCCGGTCTTCGCCGAGGTTGAAGAGCCTTACTACACCATCGATCCGCAAAGCGCGCGGCGCATGGCCGAGAGCACGGGCGCGCGGGCGATTCTGGCCGTGCACCTCTACGGCCAGCCCTGCGACATGCCCGCCCTGGCCGAAGTCTGCGACGAGTTCGGGCTGCACCTCGTGGAGGACTGCGCCCAGGCCCATGGAACCAGGCTTGACGGACGTCTGGCCGGAACCTTCGGCGAACTTGCCGCCTACAGCTTCTACCCCACCAAGAACCTCGGGGCGCTGGGAGACGCCGGAGCCGTGACCGGCGACCGGGATTCCCTGGACGAGCGCGTCCGGCTGTTGCGGCAATACGGCGAGAATCCGCGCTACGTCAGCGTCATGCCGGGCATGAACAGCCGCATGGACGAGTTGCAGGCGGCCTTCTTGCGCCTGCGTCTGACGCGGCTCGACGAGCTTGTGACCGCGCGCCGCCGCCTGGCCTCGCTCTACACTGCCGGACTGGCCGAGACACCGCTGATCCTGCCCGTCGAACGGCCCGGAGCCGAGCACTCCTACCACCTGTACGTGGTGCGCGCCGGAACGCGCGAGGAAAGCTCGCAGGACGAGCGGGCCCGCCTGATCCGCCACCTTTCCGAAAAGGGCGTCGGCACGGCGGTTCACTATCCCGTGCCCGGCCACAAGCAGCCCATGTTCGGCCTGGGCCGGGCCGACGTGGACGGCGAGATGGACCTTTCGTTCAGCGAACGGCTGGCGAACCAGGCGCTCTCTCTTCCGCTGTGGCCCGGCCTGGCCGAGACCGACGTGGAGCGCGTTTGCGCGGCGATCCGCGAATTCTACGGCCTGTAG
- a CDS encoding DUF456 domain-containing protein: MQELYAALFLGVLFLTLGLHVFSLPGNWVMLALMLVWKYFHPAMDAGWGFFILMALIAGVGELVQFLTQVYSVRRFGGSGRGNWWAIGGSIVGAIVGAPFFFGIGAIPGAFLGAYAGGLAGELSLKRPLPEAHKSAMGAFFGTFLGVVSKFGLGVLMFWMSAKAVWPS, encoded by the coding sequence ATGCAGGAGCTTTACGCCGCCCTTTTCCTGGGCGTCCTCTTCCTGACCCTGGGTCTGCACGTCTTCAGCCTGCCCGGCAACTGGGTCATGCTGGCCCTGATGCTCGTCTGGAAGTACTTTCACCCGGCCATGGACGCCGGATGGGGCTTCTTCATCCTCATGGCGCTCATCGCGGGCGTGGGCGAACTGGTGCAGTTCCTGACCCAGGTCTACAGCGTCCGCCGCTTCGGCGGCTCGGGCCGGGGCAACTGGTGGGCCATCGGCGGCTCCATCGTCGGAGCCATCGTCGGCGCGCCGTTCTTTTTCGGCATCGGGGCCATCCCCGGAGCATTCCTAGGCGCCTACGCTGGCGGCCTGGCGGGCGAACTCTCCCTCAAGCGGCCGCTGCCCGAGGCCCACAAAAGCGCCATGGGCGCGTTCTTCGGCACCTTCCTCGGCGTTGTCTCCAAGTTCGGCCTGGGCGTGCTCATGTTCTGGATGAGCGCCAAGGCCGTCTGGCCCTCCTGA